The region ACGGCCCCGGCGCGTCCGTGCCCACCGGGGCCGTTGTCATGCCCCTGGACAGGAAGTGGAACCCCGTGTTGTCATGCCAACTGCCGTTGGTGACAACGTTGTTCCATCTGAGCAAGAGCCGCGCCACCCGCCCCACGCCCATCCTCAAAGAGGAGGATCCGTGCGTTTCGGACGACTCAGAGACCGACTCGCGTTACTGCTCGCCGCGGCCCTCGGTGCCGCGGGACTCGCCTCCGTGCCCGCCGCGGCCGACGATCCCGTCGCGGTCCACGGACTGAAGGGCGACTACTACACGCAGTCCGCCCCCGGCGCCTTCGACTTCCACGAACTCAAGGCCACCGGCTTCGACCCACAACTCGACTTCGACGACCTGGAACCCCGGCTGCGCTTCGCCACGGGCCAGGACAACGATGTCAGTGTCCGCTGGACCGGCACACTCGTACCGGAGAAGAGCGGACCCACCACCTTCTCGATCATCGGCGACAACGGTTTCCGCCTCTGGATCGACGGCAGACCCGTCATCGACCACTGGGTGGACGACTGGGATCGCGAACAGACCTCCGAGCCCATCGATCTGACGGCAGGTCACGCCTATGACTTCAAGCTCGAGTACTTCGAGCACTACGGCGGCTCCAACCTCCATCTGCGCTGGACCGAACCCGGCGGCGCCAAGGTGACGATCCCGCAGTCGGCGTTCCTGCTGCCCGACGGCTACGACTACGACGGCGCCCTCGCGACCACCGTCCAGCCGGACGGCCGCACCCTCAGGCTCGACTTCGCACGGGAACTGTCCGCGCCCCCGGCCGCCGTGGTCGACCACCTCCAGGCCGTCATCGGTGGCGCCAAGTGGCCCTTGGGAGCGGCCGAGTTGGACCCCGCCGACTCCAGATCCCTCCTCGTCACGCTCAAGGAGCCGGTCGTCGGCAACAAGACCGGCAGCGCGCGCGGCAACGCCGACCTGCGCTACGACGGCACGGGCGGCCTCGCCGCCGCCGGGGACGGCAAGACGATCGGCGCCTTCTGGAGCAGCGGCCCCAACCGCTCCACGTACGAGCTGCGCACGAAGTGGGCCGACGAGGTCGGGCCGGACAACGCCCTGCCGGAATACCCCCGCCCCCAGCTCACGCGCGACGCCTGGCGCAACCTCAACGGGCGCTGGCAGTTCGCCGCCGCCACCGCGGGGGAGCAGCCTCCGGTCGGGAAGACGCTCGGCGAGCACATCCTCGTCCCGTACCCCGTGGAGTCCCAGCTGTCCGGCGTCGAACGCCACGAGGACCGCATGTGGTACCGCCGCACCTTCACCGTCCCGACCGACTGGCACATCGGCTCGGGCCAACGGCTCCTGCTCAACTTCGGTGCCGTCGACTGGCAGTCCGAGGTGTACGTCAACGGGGTCAGGGTCGCCGAACACCGGGGCGGCTACGACAGGTTCGGCGTCGACGTCACCGACGCGCTGAAGCCCGGCCGCACCCAGGAGCTGATCGTCGGCGTGTACGACCCGACCGACGCCGCGTCCGGCGAGAACCCGCCGCTCGGCAAGCAGCGCCTCGACCCCAGCGGGATCTGGTACACCCCGACCTCTGGCATCTGGCAGACGGTGTGGATGGAGCCGGTCGCCCCGGACCACGTCGACTCGCTCAAGCTCACCCCGGACGTCGACGGCGGCCGGCTCACCATGGAACCGAAGGGCGTGCGCGACGGGCTGCCGGTCACGGCGACGGCGTACGAGGGAGGGCGGAAGGTCGCCACCGTCACCGGCCGCACCGGACAGCCGCTGACCCTGAAGATCGCCCATCCGCGCCTCTGGTCGCCGGACGACCCCTTCCTCTACGACCTCAGGGTGAGCGTCGGGCGCGACCGCGTCGGCAGCTACTTCGGGATGCGCTCGATCTCCGTCGAGAAGGTCGAAGGCACCCCGCGCACCGTCCTCAACGGCAAGCCCGTCTTCATGATGGCCACGCTCGACCAGGGGTTCTGGCCCGACGGTCTGTACACCGCGCCGACGGACGAGGCCCTCGCGTACGACCTGCGCATGCACAAGGAGATGGGCTTCAACGCGGTGCGCAAGCACATCAAGGTGGAGCCCGACCGCTGGTTCTACTGGGCGGACCGGCTCGGCCTGCTGGTCTGGCAGGACATGCCCGCCATGACCGCCGGGGTGAATCCGAGCGCCGCGGCCCGCGCCGAGTACGAGCGCGAGATGAAACTGATGATCGACCAGCACATCAGCAGTCCGTCGGTCGTGATGTGGGTGACCTTCAACGAGGGCTGGGGCCAGTACGACGAGGGTCGCATCGCCGACCAGGCCAAGGCCTGGGATCCGACCCGGCTCGTCAACGGCATGTCGGGGCTGAACCTGGGGGCCGACGGCGGCACCGGCGACATCATGGACGAACACGGCTATCCGAGCCCCGCGCTGCCACCGGCTCCCGACGGCAGACGCGCGCTCGTCAGCGGCGAGTACGGGGGCCTGGGGCTCGCCGTGCCCGGGCACGCCTGGTCGGTCCAGCAGTCGTACGTGGACGTGGACCCGTCGACGTACACCGACGACTACCTCGCCCGCCTCGCCGAGGTACGCGCCCTCGCGTGCCGGGGGAGCAACGGCGCCGTCTACACCCAGATCTCGGACGTGGAGGGCGAGCTGAACGGTCTCCTCACCTATGACCGCAAGGTCGTGAAGCCGGAC is a window of Streptomyces sp. NBC_00271 DNA encoding:
- a CDS encoding PA14 domain-containing protein is translated as MRFGRLRDRLALLLAAALGAAGLASVPAAADDPVAVHGLKGDYYTQSAPGAFDFHELKATGFDPQLDFDDLEPRLRFATGQDNDVSVRWTGTLVPEKSGPTTFSIIGDNGFRLWIDGRPVIDHWVDDWDREQTSEPIDLTAGHAYDFKLEYFEHYGGSNLHLRWTEPGGAKVTIPQSAFLLPDGYDYDGALATTVQPDGRTLRLDFARELSAPPAAVVDHLQAVIGGAKWPLGAAELDPADSRSLLVTLKEPVVGNKTGSARGNADLRYDGTGGLAAAGDGKTIGAFWSSGPNRSTYELRTKWADEVGPDNALPEYPRPQLTRDAWRNLNGRWQFAAATAGEQPPVGKTLGEHILVPYPVESQLSGVERHEDRMWYRRTFTVPTDWHIGSGQRLLLNFGAVDWQSEVYVNGVRVAEHRGGYDRFGVDVTDALKPGRTQELIVGVYDPTDAASGENPPLGKQRLDPSGIWYTPTSGIWQTVWMEPVAPDHVDSLKLTPDVDGGRLTMEPKGVRDGLPVTATAYEGGRKVATVTGRTGQPLTLKIAHPRLWSPDDPFLYDLRVSVGRDRVGSYFGMRSISVEKVEGTPRTVLNGKPVFMMATLDQGFWPDGLYTAPTDEALAYDLRMHKEMGFNAVRKHIKVEPDRWFYWADRLGLLVWQDMPAMTAGVNPSAAARAEYEREMKLMIDQHISSPSVVMWVTFNEGWGQYDEGRIADQAKAWDPTRLVNGMSGLNLGADGGTGDIMDEHGYPSPALPPAPDGRRALVSGEYGGLGLAVPGHAWSVQQSYVDVDPSTYTDDYLARLAEVRALACRGSNGAVYTQISDVEGELNGLLTYDRKVVKPDVGRLRAAHEALIADASRATPTGCPAT